The following are from one region of the Silene latifolia isolate original U9 population chromosome 9, ASM4854445v1, whole genome shotgun sequence genome:
- the LOC141598309 gene encoding uncharacterized protein LOC141598309 isoform X2 yields the protein MTCTGCGRGRKLIFAPYVEGEHWMLGVINPAQSIVYWCDPAGYEEPRQFFVNTISKAFDKRNSIDPLAAYEAKELVWKKIKFMLKAPKTYAFEQIDEVRDI from the exons ATGACATGTACCGGATGTGGTAGAGGTCGGAAACTTATATTTGCTCCATATGTCGAGGG TGAACATTGGATGTTGGGTGTGATCAATCCGGCTCAAAGTATAGTTTATTGGTGTGATCCTGCTGGATATGAGGAGCCTCGTCAATTTTTCGTGAATACAATTTCTAA GGCCTTTGATAAAAGGAACTCAATTGATCCACTTGCTGCATATGAAGCCAAAGAGCTTGTTTGGAAAAAGATTAAG TTCATGCTTAAAGCTCCCAAGACATATGCATTTGAGCAAATTGATGAAGTGAGGGATATATGA
- the LOC141598309 gene encoding uncharacterized protein LOC141598309 isoform X1, with translation MTCTGCGRGRKLIFAPYVEGEHWMLGVINPAQSIVYWCDPAGYEEPRQFFVNTISKAFDKRNSIDPLAAYEAKELVWKKIKCPTQPIGSVLCGYYICRYMPEIIRGRYVSIIPNFMLKAPKTYAFEQIDEVRDI, from the exons ATGACATGTACCGGATGTGGTAGAGGTCGGAAACTTATATTTGCTCCATATGTCGAGGG TGAACATTGGATGTTGGGTGTGATCAATCCGGCTCAAAGTATAGTTTATTGGTGTGATCCTGCTGGATATGAGGAGCCTCGTCAATTTTTCGTGAATACAATTTCTAA GGCCTTTGATAAAAGGAACTCAATTGATCCACTTGCTGCATATGAAGCCAAAGAGCTTGTTTGGAAAAAGATTAAG TGCCCTACGCAGCCCATAGGTAGTGTCTTATGTGGATACTATATCTGTCGATACATGCCGGAGATCATCAGAGGAAGATATGTTAGCATTATTCCGAAT TTCATGCTTAAAGCTCCCAAGACATATGCATTTGAGCAAATTGATGAAGTGAGGGATATATGA